A portion of the Juglans microcarpa x Juglans regia isolate MS1-56 chromosome 1D, Jm3101_v1.0, whole genome shotgun sequence genome contains these proteins:
- the LOC121240326 gene encoding basic leucine zipper 43-like — protein sequence MLSAYRPGFPSDTMFGNPFPAFDPGFMPLDCPEYFPPVQSPKPFFSNSGPDALIQTCTGEPDAFQFPKPVISCSVSYEPDRDQNPSHVNSNSGSDEPKRKREESESPLDDRRQRRMISNRESARRSRMRKQKHLENLRNQVNKFRIENRGLSNRLRCVLYHCHRVQTENNQLQSEYDMLRHKLSEIGQILAYRRLQQFTAAWQCNTVTPEQTPPLVT from the coding sequence ATGTTGTCCGCTTATAGGCCTGGCTTTCCGTCCGATACTATGTTTGGAAACCCTTTTCCGGCTTTTGATCCCGGCTTTATGCCCTTGGACTGCCCGGAATACTTTCCACCCGTCCAATCCCCtaaaccttttttttcaaattccggCCCCGATGCTTTAATCCAAACATGCACAGGGGAGCCGGATGCGTTTCAGTTCCCCAAACCGGTTATTTCTTGTTCCGTTTCTTACGAACCGGACCGAGACCAAAACCCGAGTCATGTCAATTCAAATTCCGGTTCTGACGAGCCGAAACGGAAGAGAGAGGAATCCGAATCCCCGTTGGACGACCGGAGACAGAGGAGGATGATATCGAACCGGGAATCGGCCAGGAGGTCACGCATGCGTAAACAGAAGCACTTAGAAAACCTAAGGAATCAGGTGAACAAGTTTAGGATTGAAAACCGAGGCCTTTCGAACCGGTTGCGCTGCGTTTTGTACCACTGTCACCGCGTGCAAACAGAGAACAATCAGCTCCAATCTGAATATGACATGCTCCGACACAAACTCTCAGAGATAGGTCAAATTTTGGCGTACCGGCGACTGCAACAATTCACTGCTGCATGGCAATGCAATACCGTTACGCCCGAACAAACCCCGCCATTGGTTACATAA